From the genome of Terriglobia bacterium, one region includes:
- a CDS encoding cytidylate kinase family protein, translating into MAIITISRGSFSGGKTLAECLSKKLGYRCIDRDVIVERAAASGRGVTQQEIREALERPPGFFERFSHRRYVYLALIQAALTEEVKDGKAIYHGLAGHLLLQGGPHILRTRVIAPIEQRIEMVRDRLKYGRDEAIAYIHRMDEDRRKWTQLLYGVNWEDSSLYDVVINLEHLTIENACNLISTVMLERCFEFTSRCKQCMDDFALASRVRAELALDRATGDVEVETSSELGVVSIRGKLNTIEQLDAVRRVASAVPGVSGLDTHELMVPMRS; encoded by the coding sequence ATGGCGATCATCACGATATCCCGGGGTTCCTTCAGCGGCGGCAAGACGCTCGCCGAGTGCCTCTCCAAGAAACTCGGCTATCGCTGCATCGACCGTGACGTCATCGTGGAGCGTGCGGCCGCGTCCGGAAGAGGCGTGACTCAACAAGAGATCCGGGAAGCGCTGGAACGGCCTCCGGGATTCTTCGAGCGCTTCAGTCATCGCCGCTATGTCTACCTGGCACTGATCCAGGCAGCGCTGACGGAGGAGGTCAAGGACGGCAAGGCGATCTATCACGGATTGGCCGGACACCTTCTCCTGCAAGGCGGACCACATATCCTTCGCACACGTGTCATCGCACCCATCGAACAGAGAATTGAAATGGTTCGCGATCGCCTGAAATACGGGCGCGACGAGGCTATCGCCTACATCCACCGGATGGATGAAGACCGCCGCAAGTGGACTCAGCTTCTCTATGGAGTCAACTGGGAAGATTCATCTCTTTACGACGTGGTGATCAATCTCGAACACCTGACGATCGAAAATGCCTGCAATTTGATCAGCACTGTAATGTTGGAGCGCTGTTTCGAGTTCACCTCCCGGTGCAAGCAGTGTATGGACGATTTCGCCTTGGCGAGCCGCGTGCGCGCCGAACTCGCGCTCGACCGGGCGACCGGGGACGTGGAGGTCGAGACCTCAAGCGAGTTGGGTGTCGTATCGATCCGCGGCAAACTCAACACGATCGAACAACTTGATGCGGTGCGCCGCGTCGCAAGCGCAGTGCCGGGAGTCAGCGGTCTCGATACTCATGAACTCATGGTGCCGATGCGCTCCTGA
- a CDS encoding TIGR02186 family protein, with amino-acid sequence MVPVIVLLFAALCFGGQAFSQTEKVPAPADAAMAMPATTLRLSPEKIEMGTFYNGAPVRIEGTVPRGSQIIVIVRGPAKDELFNKKGRVGPIWVTVDKVHVTGTPSLFLRFSSADMHTFLDRATIDDYELDELSVKKRMHIRTGKGDPDPLYRDLIEKSYLDLKKSDGTYRRVANRVDIANEGPAGHYTLSFHWPRTASPGAYEVEVYACRDRAVVGRAATTLNLVEVGFPEFMVTLAHKHPWWYGLLAVLSAMCAGFGIDAVVSRLRRPTRPRPPELPPPVGVPAEKEVEAPGERVVHH; translated from the coding sequence ATGGTACCGGTAATCGTATTGTTATTCGCTGCCCTTTGCTTCGGGGGACAAGCTTTCTCTCAGACCGAGAAGGTCCCGGCACCGGCTGACGCGGCCATGGCGATGCCGGCGACCACCTTGCGGCTTTCCCCCGAAAAGATCGAGATGGGGACGTTCTACAATGGCGCGCCGGTGCGCATCGAGGGAACGGTGCCGAGGGGGTCGCAGATCATCGTCATCGTTCGAGGTCCCGCGAAGGACGAACTGTTCAACAAGAAAGGCCGCGTAGGTCCGATCTGGGTGACGGTGGATAAGGTCCACGTGACCGGAACTCCGTCACTGTTCCTAAGGTTCAGCAGCGCGGACATGCATACCTTTCTCGACCGCGCGACCATTGATGACTACGAACTAGACGAATTGTCGGTCAAGAAGAGGATGCATATCCGGACAGGAAAGGGCGATCCGGACCCGCTATACCGGGATTTGATCGAAAAGAGTTATCTCGACCTGAAGAAAAGTGACGGAACCTACCGTCGCGTCGCAAACCGGGTAGATATCGCAAACGAAGGTCCTGCGGGGCACTACACGTTGTCGTTTCACTGGCCGAGGACGGCTTCGCCCGGTGCTTATGAGGTCGAGGTGTACGCATGCCGGGACCGCGCCGTTGTGGGTCGCGCCGCCACGACGCTGAACCTGGTGGAGGTTGGCTTTCCAGAGTTCATGGTAACGCTTGCCCACAAGCATCCGTGGTGGTATGGCTTGCTCGCTGTATTGTCTGCAATGTGCGCGGGGTTCGGAATCGATGCGGTTGTTTCAAGATTGCGGCGACCGACAAGGCCCCGTCCGCCGGAACTTCCACCGCCAGTGGGCGTTCCTGCGGAGAAAGAAGTCGAGGCCCCGGGCGAACGGGTCGTGCACCATTGA